AGCATTAATTGCTGGAACAAGAGCAGCACTAATAAAAAGAGAAATGAAAAATGAAATCATTATATTAAACAATAAAGCATACATTATAAACAGTTTAATGAAGGTTCCGGAAATAGTGGATTTAATGAACAGCTATAAATAAGTTGTTTCATTTATAACTCCATTTTTAAACACTATATATTATTGTGGAACCCCAAAATGATGCTTGAAGGAATCGCTGAGCTCCCACTACATCAAGGACATGTTCCTGCATGGCTAGCTAATATTATGAAGAGACTAGCCAAAGCCATTCTAGAGATCATGGTTGAAGAATTTGGTCCCGACAAAGTTGTTGAGAGATTCTCTAATCCATTATGGTTTCAAGCTTTTAACAATGTTATTGGTATGGATTGGGATAGCAGTGGCTCCACAACTGTTACAACAGGGATATTGAAAGAAGTTACATGGAGAAACCCGGAACTTGGATTCTTAGTGTTAGGAGGTAAGGGGAGAAGTGCTAGGAGGGTTCCAGAAGAAATACCATACACAATTGAATTGTTAGGTTTAAACTCTGATACTGGTAAGAAATTAGAGAAAGTATCGAGGATAGTAGCTAAAGTGGATTCTGCAATGCTTCAAGACAATTATACCCTTTATCACCACTCATTATTTGTTTCCGAGAATGGTGTATGGGCTATTGTACAGCAAGGTATGAATTTAAAACAGGGAATGGCTCGTAGGTATCACTGGTTTCAAGACACAAGCTTTTATGAGGATCCACATAAAGCTGTGGCAGGAGTAAAGCATGATCTAGTGTTGAACCTTGTATCGCGTGGGAGCGGGAAGGCTAGAAAAACAATTCTCGACCTAGCTAAGGAGAATCCCAATGAAATAATTAATGAATATAGTAGCTTATTCAATAAGTTAAGGGGTCAACGAGAAATACTATCATATATAACACCCTCTAGAACGGGAAGGATAAAATTTGAACACGTCAACAAAATAGCTGTTTATGAGCCTCTCCCACTACCTAAGTATTTATTGGAAAAACTAAGAAGAACATATGAGATGCAGCCTAAGAATTTAGATGATCTATTGGTGATTAGAGGAATAGGTTCAAAAACAATTAGGGCATTAGCTCTTATAAGCGATTTAATATATAATGAGCCGCCGAGCACAAATGATCCAGTAGATACTCCTTATGACCCCTTCATATATGCTTACGCGATAGGAGGCAAAGATGGAGTACCTTATCCAGTAAATAAGAATGATGCAGAAAAAATCATTGAAACACTTGAAGACATAATATTCTCGGCTAAGATTGGCAGAAAAGAAAAATTGCTGGCAATAAAGAAACTATCAAAAATCAAGATAAGATTCAGAATAACCTACTAGTTCACCCTATATTTAAAGACAAAGTAAAACATCACTAGTATTTATACCGTATTTCCTGAAGAGGAACAATATCCTCTTCAATGCAGCCTCTGAGCCGACGTTTTTCTCTAAGTATATGCCTCTAGCTATTCTTGTTGTTGAATGAAATCTCTTCCCTTTAGGATGTAGTGGTTTTTTATTGAGAATATATGTTCTTCCACGCGGCAGCTTGATCGGCAGATCTTTTTCAGTTATATATCCCTTCTTATGTAGCCATTTAACCGTTTTCACTAGCCATTCATTCCAATGATTTAATATGAATACTGATCCGTCAGGCATTATTACGTATTTGGGTAAGCCATGTTTTTCTTTCACGTAATTCTTCAATGATACAGCGTTTTCACATTTACTCCTAGGAGTTTGATGCAGTTTTCTAATGTATTCTTGAATCCATATCCAAAGTGGGTGTTGTTTAAGAAATGTTAGTGGATTTACTAGTCCCAATATATTAGAATAAAATTCATACATGTTATGTTCATCTATTAAGAGATTAAATCTCCCCCTCATTATTGGTTGTTCAAAGACATTATCTGGAATAACTAGTAGAACCCATTCAAGACCATTGGTTAAAACAATGTTTCTAGGAGATCTGCTGAGAACAAGTAGATCTTTAACTTTACTATCTAAAACAAGAGGTTCCCCCATCTCATAGACTAAAACATATGCCACCGGGATCCCATTTATTCGTAGCACATAATCTATCTCAACGGTTTCTCTATAGTGTTTAATAATATGTTTCTTAACTAAACTACCATCCTCACTTCTCCAGCCAAGAACATTTAGAAAAGACTCAACTATTTCTTCTCTAATTATCTCCCTGGATATTTTCTTCTCATATCCTAGTAAATCAGAGAGATTCTGAATTATTTCTCTTAGTTTAGAAAACAATTCTTCTATACCCATGGCATTATAATTATGGAAAAGAAGTATTTAAAAGAAAAAAGACTAAGCTAGAAAATCGAATATGTTTCTAGGCTTACTTGTTCTCTTGCCTCTAAATTTTGGCTCGAATCCCGCGCTTAGGCCTTTCTCCGTTCTCTCCTCTTCTCTTATAGTTGTTATTGATTCGTCTCTTTTGGATAATAGGTTTTCTATGAATGTATAGTATTCTTTAGTTAAGGCAGTACATTCCTCATAGCTAACTATTGTTTCGTTGTTTTCTCTGTTAATATCAAGTTTTATTTTGCAATCTCCAACTTCTAGTAGGTTGCGATCATGTGTTACAACAATTATTTGTCTTTTACCACGATTACTTATCTCGTATAGAAGCTCTCGGAGCTTCTCAACTCTTTCAGGGCTAAATCCATAAGTTGGCTCATCAAGTATTAACGTGCTATTTCTTAATTGGGGAGTCATTTTTCTAGCTACAGTATTTAGTGCTAAACGATAAGCTAAGCTGACACTTGTTAATTGTCCACCGCTTGGCTGTGTAATTTCACCTGTTACCCTCCCAGTTTTTATTCGGAAAACTGGTCTAAATTTTTCATCTAGATCGACATCTAGTATCTCATGATCTTCCATCAGCCTTAAGAAGTATTCTATAAATAATGCTCTGAACTTATCATAAGCTAAGCTCCTAACTCTTTCCTCAACCTTTTCCACCAAGTCATAGAAATAGCCTCTCCTAGTTCTTTCACCATATAGGAATTTCTTCATCTTTTCTAGGAAAATTCTTTGCTCCCTAACGCTTTGATACTCTTTTAGAAAGTCTTCAAATTGTTGAATTTGTTTTTTATAATATTCTATTTCAGCCTTCATCTTTTCTCTCTTACCGATTAGCTCTTTTTCTTTCTCCATCAATAATTTCTGGTTTTTAGTTTTTTCATCAATTACTTCCTTTAACCTATTAATTGATTCTTCTACTTGCATAAGCTGTTTCTCTAATAGATCTCTATCCCTAATACTTTGTCTCAACTTCTCTATTTCGTCGTGAAGCCTTTCTATTTCTGAGAGCTTAGATAGTTTATTGTTTAACTCCATTTTTTCATTGATAAGCTTGTCTTTTTCTTCATCAACACTTTTTAGTTGCTGTTCTAAATGTTCGATTTCCTCATTGATCTCTGATTTTTTCTCCTCATATCCTTTTAATTCTTCATGGTTCTTTCTAAGTAGTTGTTCAAGCTCCAATATCTCCTTCTCGATCATTTCTATTTCGTTGTTTAATGAATCAATTAATTTAATGCCGTGTTCATGCGGGATCTTTTGTTTACAGAGAGGACATATTCCTTTCCTCAACAGCTCTTCTTTTTCACGAAGTTCTTCTTGTTTTTTAGATAAATCATCTTTTTTATCCTTGATCTTTTCTTTTAGTCCACCTATTTTTTCCCTATACTTGTTTATTTCTTCGTTTATTGTATCTAGTCTACGACTATATTCTTCGATTTTCTTCTGGAGTTCTTGTTTTTGTTGATCAACCATCTTTATTTGTTTGTCTATTTCTTCTAGTTCACTCTTAATTTTAGATAATAAAACATGTGGTGGTATAGATTCATTTATTCCTAGAAGGCTTGTTAGCTGTTTTATTTTATCTTCTTTTTCTCGTAGTATTTTTAAGTTATACTTTATAACAGCTAGTTTCTGCTGTATATTGTTGCGTTCTTCCTGTTTTTTCTCGTATTGTTCCTGGTATTTCTTGATCTCATTTTCCAGCTCTTTTTTGGCTTCTTCTACTTGCTGGATTTCCATATTAATATTGTTTATCTCTTTTTCATCCTCGCTGATCTTTCTTTTTAGCTCTTCTATATCATTTTTACTGAGAATGTTTTCGATTCTTTGTTCCTGGCTCTTCATGTTTCTTATTTCACTGTTGAGGATCTGGCGTGTTAGCTTATCTAGGTTTGTCTTTATATGATTGTATTTATCAATGTTTAATGCTTTATTTATTAATAATGTTCTCTCCTTATCTCCTAAGTTAATAATGTCGTTTACACTGAATTGTGGAACATATATGGTGTTTGTGAATATTAGTGGTTTCTGCTTTGATATTATTTCAGGTATACCTAGTTCGTTTAGAACTCTCTTCTTTAATTCCTCAGAGGAGTAATACCTGTTAAGAATGGGTTTGATCTTTAGCTCACCATTCTCTTCCGTGTACTTGAATACTAATAATCTACCGCCCGTATCACTTACTTTACCATCTGATCTTCTAGATAGCCCTCTTTCAACAAGTATTATCCTGTTCTTTTGCAGAATTAATAGTCTAACATATCCATTTCT
This is a stretch of genomic DNA from Staphylothermus hellenicus DSM 12710. It encodes these proteins:
- a CDS encoding DUF763 domain-containing protein, producing MMLEGIAELPLHQGHVPAWLANIMKRLAKAILEIMVEEFGPDKVVERFSNPLWFQAFNNVIGMDWDSSGSTTVTTGILKEVTWRNPELGFLVLGGKGRSARRVPEEIPYTIELLGLNSDTGKKLEKVSRIVAKVDSAMLQDNYTLYHHSLFVSENGVWAIVQQGMNLKQGMARRYHWFQDTSFYEDPHKAVAGVKHDLVLNLVSRGSGKARKTILDLAKENPNEIINEYSSLFNKLRGQREILSYITPSRTGRIKFEHVNKIAVYEPLPLPKYLLEKLRRTYEMQPKNLDDLLVIRGIGSKTIRALALISDLIYNEPPSTNDPVDTPYDPFIYAYAIGGKDGVPYPVNKNDAEKIIETLEDIIFSAKIGRKEKLLAIKKLSKIKIRFRITY
- a CDS encoding AAA family ATPase, producing the protein MIILGLRLKNIRSYTDKTIVFPRKGITVIYGDVGTGKSTILSSIAYALFGQPRSRIPDPMERYAYPKGEDLLRIGKRNGYVRLLILQKNRIILVERGLSRRSDGKVSDTGGRLLVFKYTEENGELKIKPILNRYYSSEELKKRVLNELGIPEIISKQKPLIFTNTIYVPQFSVNDIINLGDKERTLLINKALNIDKYNHIKTNLDKLTRQILNSEIRNMKSQEQRIENILSKNDIEELKRKISEDEKEINNINMEIQQVEEAKKELENEIKKYQEQYEKKQEERNNIQQKLAVIKYNLKILREKEDKIKQLTSLLGINESIPPHVLLSKIKSELEEIDKQIKMVDQQKQELQKKIEEYSRRLDTINEEINKYREKIGGLKEKIKDKKDDLSKKQEELREKEELLRKGICPLCKQKIPHEHGIKLIDSLNNEIEMIEKEILELEQLLRKNHEELKGYEEKKSEINEEIEHLEQQLKSVDEEKDKLINEKMELNNKLSKLSEIERLHDEIEKLRQSIRDRDLLEKQLMQVEESINRLKEVIDEKTKNQKLLMEKEKELIGKREKMKAEIEYYKKQIQQFEDFLKEYQSVREQRIFLEKMKKFLYGERTRRGYFYDLVEKVEERVRSLAYDKFRALFIEYFLRLMEDHEILDVDLDEKFRPVFRIKTGRVTGEITQPSGGQLTSVSLAYRLALNTVARKMTPQLRNSTLILDEPTYGFSPERVEKLRELLYEISNRGKRQIIVVTHDRNLLEVGDCKIKLDINRENNETIVSYEECTALTKEYYTFIENLLSKRDESITTIREEERTEKGLSAGFEPKFRGKRTSKPRNIFDFLA